The genomic window GAAGTGCTGCTGGGAGAGGGTGCCTGTCCGGGTGTCCACGGTGATGACGGGGAAGCCCATCTGCAGGATCCAGCGGTCCATGATGTCATTCACTTTGTGAGGCACTTGGACAACCGACTGTTTGTCCACAACCTGGAGCACAGCGAGACGGTGCCCGAATGTCAGCGGCCCACCCGGGGCAGCCTCACCAGACCCACTctgcagggaggtgggcaggggaggagccctaggcagggggaggggggtgggcaggagcctGGGTCCCAGCCCAGCTCAAGCCCCGGAGGCtgggcgggggaggaggaggagaggagggaaaaccCAACAGGTCacaggaggtgcagagacagggaGCGGGTGTGGGGGTCTGGGAAGGGGCTCAGGGCAGCTGCTAGTCTTCTTAGgtcttttctcatctttctccACACACGTGCACTGCTTTAGTAATCACGGCAAAAAGCCAACAACATCTGTTGATAACTGAGAAAATTAagacaggaaagaggaagaagaggggagctgggggctgCTGCAGAGACGAGGGTGGCCTCAGGCCCAGAGGGAGTgccctggagggaggggtggagccGGAGGGGCATCTGGCGTGGAGGAGGGCTCAGCTGTGGAGGACAGGAAggagtgggaaactgaggcaggcgaGGAAGACGGTGGATGTGGAGCGGAGGGATGGAGGCAGTGGGGAGCCCCTGTTGGCAGGTTGTGGGAGGGTGcaaggcagtgggggtgggggagggaccaaAAGGTAGAATTTGGGTGGGAGACCAGCATGGAGGGGGCTGGAGCCCGGCTGTGACTCTGTGACAAGGCCCAGGGTCTCCCCTCCCTGGTGGGCCTGGACTTGGGACACCAGAGGGATCAGTCGGGCTGAGTTGGGTCCAGGAAGGAGCCCCAAGGGAAAGGAAGCTATGGGGAAGTGTGCAGACTCCAGCCTTGCCGAGGCAGGGGGgcgaggggtggggagaagggtggtCCGAGGGTCTGCACGGCAGACAGGGGCTGCTTGGGGTCTGAGTGCACTGGAATGCAAggcagggctgggtgggagggTCAAAGTTCGTGCCAGGGGTGCTGGTGTGTGCAGAGTCGTGCCTGGGAGGGGCCGGTCGGGCacagggcagccaggagtgctGAGGGGAGGGAAAGACCGCTTGAGAGTTCCAGGCAGCGGTGGGCTGTAGAACGGGGCGGGCTGGCTCCTCACCACGAGGatcggcgggggcgggggcggccctCGGCTCACGGAGCTCACTTCAGGGTGCGACAAGCTGCCCACGGTCTTGACCCCTGGTCTCACAACGCCTCCTCCAAGGCACCATCAGGGCACCCACTTTACAGAGGAGCAACTAGGCTTCAAATGCCCCGCCTGGGCTGGTGGCAGTGGAGCTGGACACATTGTCCTACATGTGCACCGCCCCCCAGGGACTTACGCAGGCCCCCGACGAGACCCCCGCCAGGGGGCTTGGCGCTTACTGACCTGCTGCAGGTGCTCCCACAGGTCCTGGTAGATGGTGTTCCCGTATTCAAACGTGTGCAGGTAGGACTGTGGAAAGACAGGTCACGGTGAGGGCTAAGCCGACGCTCCCCAGCTGACCGTCTGTCTGTGGCGGCCAGGGCTCAGGGACGCGCCTGGGGGCCTGGAGGAAACCCACCCCCATGGCTGCCCGCAGGCACTCACCGCGACTCCCTTCTTAAACAGGTCCTCGGTCAGGAAGCTGGAGAGCATCCTGAGGACGGAGGCtccctggggaagggggaagggcgcTCAGCAGGCTGTGCTGAGCCAGCCGGACCCTGTGCCCCCGCTGGACAAGGGCAGGCGCTCCCAGTGCCCGGGCTGTGCTCCCGCCCCCCCACACGCTGCCTCAGTACCTTGCTGTAGGAGATGGAATCAAACACCTCGCTGATCTGGGCTGGCGTGTTGATCTCCGAGGCAGGAGTGGacagagggtgggaggaggccagGGCATCGATAGCCATCACGCGGTACACGTCGTTCAGCACCATGAGGTCCTTCTGCAGAGCACCCCCCCTCATGGCTATCAGGAGACCGGCCCTGCAGGGGATGCCCAGGTcttcccctcccgcccccgccccacccctcggCCCCAGACCTTGGGGGCCCAGGACGGGGTGCTCACCAGATTCCAGGTGGGCTGCACGTGGTCGGCACCCAGGTACTCCACGTAGGAGGCAAAGCCCTCGTTCAGCCACAGGTCATTCCACCACTCCAAGGTCACCAGGTTCCCAAACCACTGTCGGGGAGGGAAGGTCAGCCCCACGGGCTCCGCTGGCCTCGCGCTCACCATCTCCCGGTGGCCCCTGCCCAGCGACACTGCCACCCCCATTCTGCCATCCGGCCAGGTGGGACCCTCCTCCCTTCGCAGGAGCCCAGGGCACAGTGGGGACTTGAGCTCCCCCCGCCTTGCTCTGCACTCCCCGGGAAGCGGGGGGTTGGCTACCTGGTGGGCCAGCTCGTGAGCGATCACTGTGACCACCCGCTCCTGGTTGCCGCTGGAAGAGGACTGCCTGTCATACAGCAGCGCACTCTCCCGGTAGGTCACCAGCCCCCAGTTCTCCATGGCGCCGGCGTTGAAGTCAGGCAAGGCAATCTGGTctggggtggcggtggggggacAAGGCTATTGTCAGGATGGCCTCTGGGCGGGGAACCCCATCCGCTGCCCCCCCACAACGCCCCCTCACTCACCCGATTTGCTGAGTGGGTAGGGTGTGTCATAATGTTGGGAAAAGAAGTCTAGGATGGGGCCTGTCACATTCAGGGCGTAATTGCCATGGCCCTGGTTGATGGCACTAGGCCGGGCCCAGATCCGGATCTGCAAAGAGGATGGAGGTAGGCCAGAGGCCCCACGCTTGGGTCCTGGTGCAGGTGGGCCGAGCCCCAGGGATCCCAGGCTGGTAAGCGGGGAGGGGAGAACTAAGTTAAGatgagggggctggggggtgtcTGAGGCGCTGTGGGTCTTTGGGAATAATAATAGCCATGGCCACCATCTGTTTGTCACCTGTGCATTGGGACATCCCTTCATGAGGACAGGGCCATTTTTCAGATGCAgagactgagggtcagagaatTTAAGCCACGTGCCAGAGATCATTCAGAGCTGGGATGTGAGCACTGGCCCGCCAGCTCAGGGGCTGAGATGGGAACGGATAAAACAGGACTGTCCCTCAGGCCAGGGCCAGCCCCGGGGAAGGGCCAGTGGGCCCAGCTCTTACCAGGACGCCACTGGGTGCTGTTCTCTCCACTTGTCTGAACTCACTGACGATGTATGCCAGCAGGTAAGTCGACATGACGGGTGTGGTCTCAAACTCGGTGACGGTCCAGTTTCCATCTTCAGGAAGCGGGACGCCAGGGCCTGGCATAGAGCGTGCAGGCATGTGAAGATGCCTCGTCTCCCCTGCCCTGCATCCCTGTCCGGGGCtgccttctgtctccttcccctgccttgcatccctgccctgggctgccttctgtctccttcccctgccttgcatccctgccctgggctgccttctgtctccttcccctgccctgcatCCAGCCTGGGGTggccttctgtctccttcccctgccctgcatCCCTGCCTTGGGCtgccttctgtctcctctcccctgccctgcatCCAGCCTGGGGTggccttctgtctccttcccctgccctgcatCCAGCCTGGGGCggccctctgtctccttcccctgccctgcatCCAGCCTGGGGTggccttctgtctccttcccctgccctgcatccctgccctgggctgccttctgtcttcttcccctgccctgcaTCCCTGCCCTGGGCGgccttctgtctcctttcccctGCCCTGCATCCAGCCTGGGGCGGCCTTCTTCCCAAGGCCGTGCGGCCCCTGGACAGACCCACTCACCTTTGGGCAGCATGTTGGACAGGGCCACCAAGTCCTTGGGGTGGATGATGGTGATGTTAAATGTGGCCTTCATGGCGGGCTCGTCAAAGCACGGGAAGGATTTCCGGGCCTCTGTAGCCTGCATTTGCGTTGTGGCCAGCACCCTGCCCAAACCGGGGTGTTAGAGGCTGCGCTGGCGGAAGGGCGGGGGCTTTGGGGCGTTGCTGGGCACATAGGAGAAGGGCATGTCGCTGGGCACGAAAGCCTGGTCGGGCCACatccctgctctccccacctcccccacacaAGCTGGTTCCTATGGGAGATCCGAGCTCCTTCAGGAGTCAAGGTCAAAGTCCTGACAGGATCCCTGCCTGAATTAACCAGgaggccttgggcaagtttctctccatctgtcccaGGGGTTCTTTTACCACTTGCCCGTGACCTCCTAGGGTGGGTACGGAAGGAAAGAGCTGCCCCACCAGCCCCTGCAGATGGAGTCCTGGCCAGCCGAGGGCTGCAGGAGGGTCCAAGGCCCGCCATCCAAAACCTTCCTTGGCCCCCAGGACCCAGCTCTGCCTCAGCCTCTAGgacctgccctccccctgccggGGCAGACCCAGCCGCGACTTACTTTTTGACCCCGTTCTCCGTGTACTCGCTGCGGTAGAAGCCCGCCAGGTCGTCGGCCAGCTCCCCCTGAAACGTGCTGCTCATCTCATACAGGACGTCGGCCACCAGCGGCTCCTTGAGGTGCACCACCAGGTACTCGGTGAGCTCCACCAGCTCGGTCTTGACAATGCCGGGTTGGGGCTGGGAGCCGTTGAGGGCCTGCAGGGTCACCATGTGCCCCTGGGGGCTGTTGGTGTAGTTGAGCTTCTTGCTATGGATGAGGATGACGTCGGTGGGCTTCACGCACTGGAAGTGAACGGTGCTCGTGCCCGTGAAGATGTACAGGCCCTGATTGTTGGGGGTGAGGAAGGGCCTCAGCGTCACCTTGTAGGACTTGGGGACCAGCGTCTTGGGTAGGCGATAGACGTTCCATGGCTTGGTTGGGTCCAAGGTGCTCgccgtggtggtggtggtggtgacggggCCGGGGGGGACCGCGGAGGGGGCCGTCGAGGGGGCTGCCGTGGAGGTCTCGGCGTTCCTGTTCTTCTCCTGGGAGTACACCACGGACAGAGCGATGATGGTGCTCACGGCCCCCACGCCCAGGATGATGGCCAGGATGCCCACAGGCTTGGAAATGTAGAAGCCCTGGGCCAtggtgagggcaggggtggggcggggggagcttcAGGACGGCGAGGAGCAAGGGCAGCGTCTGGCCAGACTTATATCcctgagggggagagggaggaggcccGCAGCCCACAGACTGGGCAAAAATTAACCAGGGTTCTGACGGACAAAGGTCGGCGGGCTGGTGGGGGCGCCCCGGTGCTCAGGCTCCGGAGAGGGTGAGATCCAGGAACCATGTGCTGGGAGTGCCtgccggggggcagggggcaaaCAGCGTCCTGTCTCAGGCTGCAGGGGAAGAGGGCCGAAGGGCAGGCCGCGGGCAGAGGGAGCGGCAGGGTCGGGTGGCGCCGATCTGCCTGCACGGGCACAGAAGCAACAGGATTGAAGTTAGAGTCTGCGAAGGACTTCCCGGGAGCAAGAGGTGGGAGACGCAGGGGAGGAGAGAGTCGGGAGTCGGCCCCTGTGGCTGGTTCCTGGCAGGGTGCCCGGGGCTCGTGGACGACAGGGGCCCGGCCCTCCCTTGCTTCTTCCAGAGCAGGGAGCCCTTCCAGTTTCCCCCTCGCCCCTTCCGGCCCCAAACTTCTATTTCAGCTTTCAGCGTGCCGAGGAGACAGAAAGATGTTTTgccatgtgtttttgttttgtttttaaatgtttttttatttttgagagagaaagaaagagagattgcgagcaggggaggggcagagagaaggggagacaggggatccaaagcaggctccatgccgtctgcgcagagccagacgcagggctcgaactcacgagccgtgagatcatgacttgagccgaagtcggacccttaaccgactgagccacccaggagcccctgttttgtcttgtttttaaagaaaggggtgcctggacggctcagtcggttaagcatctctcgattttggctcaggggaTGGTCTCGAGTTCACCCcacagcagactctgtgctgacagtgcggaccccgcttgggattctctctcttcctctctctctgccccacccctacccctatcaagataaataaataaacttaaaaaaagacagagagaagaggttGGTGGAGACTTAACCTCTTCCCAGCTATGACCCTGGGCAGGTAACTTTAACTTCCTGACGGCTCTCTCTTCATAAATAGATAATAGCATTCGCTTCTCAGGTTTGTTGTGCAGATTTAACAAGAAAACGTTGAACTCCACGTAACAGAACCTAAACACtgttcccttcttccccactcagCGCTCAGCCAGGCTTCCATTTCTATCCTTCGTGGAAATGATCTCATTTATCACACTTAATAAGATAATGTTCATTTCCACACTTCCCATCCAGCAGCCCAGGGTCTCAGACCTTGACACCTCCTGACCCTCACCTCCACGTCCAACTCGGCCCTCACCCTCTGATCTGTGTCCTCGGTCAAAGTCACCCTCCCCATTTATGTAGCCGATGCCCCTCATGGACTCACCGCTTCCACTCGGGCCCCCTCAAACCTGTTTGGCACAAGAACTGGGTCACTTTTCTCCATGGCATACAACTTTTCTAGGcctcctggctggctccgtcagaggagtgtgagactcttgaacctggggttgtgagttcaagccccgtgttgggtgtagagattaaacatgaaatcttttttaaaattttagtcagctttcattctttctttcttaatgttcatttattaatttgagagagagaaagagagagagtgcaggggaagggcggagggggagggagagggagagggagagggagaggtggggggagagagagagagagagagagagagagagagagagagagagagagagagaaagagagagagagagagaatcccaagttggctcgGCGCTCAGTGCAGATGTGTGGCTTGATCCCATCACACGTGAGATGACCTCAGTtgaaataagagtcagatgctacaccgactgagccacccaggcgccccaaaactaaAATcccgaaaaacaaaaaaccttcctTTTGTTCATAAAATCCCAACTACATCTTCTAAAGGGACCCATGAATTAGGTGCCATCAACCTGcccatttcccagactccttctCATCACTTTCCCTTCTGTCACAGAGGTCCAACCACTCTGGCCCTCACCCAGCCTCTTCACCACAGGCCCTTTGCACATGCTTCCCTGCTGCCTGAAtcaccttttcctcctcctttccccacaTATCTCCTATTCATCCTCCACATCTTCCTCAGAGAAGCCACCTCGGCCTCCCTGACGAGGTCAAGTCCCCATTCGTCCCCATTAGTCCCACAAACTGCTTCTTCAAAGCCCTATAACTCAGTGCAATTTTCCATTTGATCGTCTGGGGAAGGCCTGAGTCCTGCCTGTCTCTCCCAGCAGCCGCGGTCCCCATGAGAGCAGGCCCTTGGCTGCGCCTTCTCATCGGCACCCGCCACGGGGCCTGACGGACACTAGGAGCTCCGCacatgtttgttgagtgaatgcaCACATGCACGGATGGGCAAATGAACGAGTCATTTCAGGAGTCCCTCCTTACTGACGCCTTTCTAGCCCATTTCCACCCCTGTCCCTGCTCCActcctggggaagggggagaagtgTCTGCCCCCTTCTTGAACCTTCCTCGGACCGTGGCAGACAAGCAGTGCTCTTGTTAGGGGCCAGTGGATCTCGAGGCTCACACACGCCTGCTCCAGCAGCCCGCAAAGTCCGGAGGGGCCTCGCGTGCCTGGCACCCCTGCCCTCGGCCTGGGTCCCCCATCCCCCGAGCCGGCGCAGAGGCTCTGTAAGCGAACGCACGCACAGATCAATTCACTCCCGTGTACCTGCAAGAATGAATGACTGTCACCGTCCTCTGGCCACGGGGACGCAAGAGTCTGAGTGGAGGGTCTTCCAGGGAACCTGGGTGCCCATTTCTCAGATTGGGGGGCGGGGTCCTGAGCTCTTGGCATCTTCCTCCTTCTACCAGAGGCCTGCCTACAGGGCTCTGGTCTGGGCACTGCGGACCCCCCACTGTCGTGGCCACCAGCCACCTCCTCAGGTCCGTGGGGCACTAATGTCCAAGAAAAAGCTCCAGCTGGGGCTCGGGGACAAGGGACCGTGGCTCCCAAGGGCGACGTGTCACGTGCTCCCGATCTCCTTCCATCAGGACCAGAATTCGCCTAGGGAGCCCGTCTTTATCATAAGTGGTGTCCAGGGCCACGTGTCCCCCTGAACTAAGCTTCACTCTGTCCCTGACTGGGCCCGCAGCCCCCCACCCGCCTTTGTAGCAGAAAAGACCCGACAGCCCACTCGGCCGGGTCCCTCTTCCAAACAAAGAAAGAGGCCCTGCCCGTCCCAGTGTGGTCTCTTCCTGTTTGCTTTGGACGCGGACCACAGGCCCAGCTGGCCAGGATCTTCTGGAAAGAGACTCTAGTTTTCAAAGCTTGTCGGCAGGCAGCTGATTGCCCTTTAATAAGGGGTCTCTGCTCTGGGTGCCGTTGCCAGCAAGGGctgggggctcagagaggggccCGATCCGCGGCTCCCACCCTCCATAACACCGAGAAGGCCCCGCCACGGCCCACGGCCGGCCATCCTCACACCCCACCGGGTGGCAGCAGCAAGTACCCAACCTCGCCCAACCTCGCCACACGCCTCAGCAGAAGtatcctcctctcctgctcaagccTGGCCCCCGGCTCCTCCTCACCCACCCAACGAGACCTCAGACCCTCTGCCCACTCAACCCACTGGACTCTCCTCTTTCCGGTGCCACATGTGGCTCTAGCCGCAGGAACCTCCCGAAGCCGGGCGGAGGGGGGATTTCATACCCCCGCGCCTTTATTCATCCCACTTCTGCTACAAGGAGAGCCTTTCCCGTCCCTCCTgtcaaactcctactcatccgtCAAAGCCCAGCTCAAATGTCACAGCCTTCTCGTGTCTGATGGCTCCTCTCCATGCCTCACTGGCCTCTGGTTCACGTTTCTATCACAGCCCTTAAGAATGGGccgtcttggggcacctgggtggctcagtcagttaagtgaccagcttcggctcaggtcttgatctcacagttcgtgggtttgggccccacatcaggctctgtgctgaccactagctccaagcctggagcctgcttccgattctgtgtctccctctctctctgaccctcccctgctcacgctgtctctgtctctcaaaaataaataaaaaaacattaaaaaaaaaaaaagaataggctgTCTTTATGTTCAAAGCCTGCTACTAGACCCAAGCCCCTTGAAGGAAGACTCTAGGCTTCTGTCAACCCCTCCATCACTAGCACAGGACAGCAGCCCACTAAATATTGGCTAACTGAATGCTAATGTACACAATCCTTGCCATGGCTTTTAGGTCTGGCGTGATCCAGCCCCCAGGGGTGCTCTGGTCCGATCTCAAGCTTTCTTCCCCTGTCACCCCCTGGACTCTGCCCACtggctctttctgtccctcaagcCCACCACGTTCTCCCTCTTCCGGCCGCCTGCAGCAAACCCCTCCCCGCCAGCAGCAAGGTGCTCCCGGAGGCTCACATGGGGGAGGCTGCCCCAGGacagccctcccagcccccccccaAAGACTCTGAGCGCGATGGGGATGGCGCCCCCTGCTCCAGGCAGGCACCTGGCACACAGCGCGCAGGTGACACGTTTGTGGAATGGACACACATCACTACGAAAATGAGCTGATGGTTAAAGACGGAACTCAGCGTAGTTCAAACACTTGATCCTCAGGGCGgattgtccccctcccccccataccTCATACTCCTCGGGCTCTACCTCATCCACACAAACCACCTTTGTGAGTTCTGCCTAACCTTGATCCTCTTGTATGttattcacttaatattttttccataactCAATCCACTACTTAATGCTACTTCTGGGCAATAAGTTAGATGAACTCATGGTTAGATGTGTGAGGTTATCGTTTTTccccatacatattttaggattattgaCTTAAAAACTATTCGCCCAGGTGGCCCCTAAAATCATCTTGTGTACCTGCAGGCACCCTGAAatccttcctctgccctgtgtgactctgggggggggggttccctgTGGGCTGTTTCTGGAGTGGCACCTTTCTGCATGTGAGAAAAAATGTGTCCTGTTaacctctttttttatttgtttattttatgagagagagagagactgagcagtggaggggcagagagaggcagagagaggatcccaagcaggctctgcgctgacagcccagtgcggggctcgaaccctcaaactgtgaggtcatggtttgagctgaaatcaagagcaggacacctaaccgacggagccacccaggcgccgctttTTCCATTAATCTCCTGATGGGGGAGAAACTGAGCACCTCCGGCCTCCACCCACCCAAAGCCACCCTCCTATATTTCTGTCTATATTTTGGTCTAGAGAACAAAGTctcttctaaatttaaaataataaattagggaGACAACTTGAAGGATATTTAAGCCATAGCTACACATGTAGGAGACCTCAGCGGAATAAGAAAAAGTCACCTTTGTCTCAGACGTGGGGGCACAAACTGCCTCCCAATCAAACACGGAAACAAccaggagcctgggggaggggggggagagccCCGACCAGCAGGCGGgtgccacccacacgcccctggGTAAGCTACTTCTCAGCGCTGGCTCAGTGTCCCTGTCACCTGCGGGCTGGGCAGGCTGGGTTCTAGGGACAAGCTGgagtccatctgtctgtcctgaAGGAACAGGGAGGCAGGGACACGCTCCGGCCCCTCGAGTCCCTGGCCTAGTCCCAGGCTGCTGAGGCCTCCATCCACAGCCGTAGGAGGCTGGGTGCGGGCCAGCCCTCCAGGGTGCTTCCTCTGGGAGCCTCAGACTTAGTTCATCCTGTGAGAACCTTAACAGGGCCCTGATGGGGAGCGAGTTCCTGCTACACATTTCTAGCCCAATATAGGGCACtcgggagggaaggagcagaggccagcgggggggggggggggggggggggggggggggggggggggggggggggggggggggggggggggggggggggggggggggggggggggNNNNNNNNNNNNNNNNNNNNNNNNNNNNNNNNNNNNNNNNNNNNNNNNNNNNNNNNNNNNNNNNNNNNNNNNNNNNNNNNNNNNNNNNNNNNNNNNNNNNAAGGGgttggcagggggcggggctgtggggaggggtagagagcggCGAGGCGGCGGGGCAGGTGCGCGGCTGCGGGCGCGGAGGGGCTGCGGGGCGGCGGCGGGGAGTGAGCCAGGGACCGGGATGCAAGCAGAGAACCCCACGTCTGCCCCCGACGCCCCCTTCCCAGTCCGGtacactgaggcccagggacagcgcaaactttttcttttttgttttctcttttgccttgccttttctcctgcccctccccctcccctcctcttctttttacAAGAGATTATTCCTAAATGTACAGCGGGTCCCAGGAGACCCTGCGCTCTAGATGTCGGTGGCAGCAGATGCTGCGGCCGGGCCCCCAGCTGTTTCAGCGGCAGTGGAAGGAAGGACCGCCAGGGCCCGAGGCACAGGAAGGGCTTCCTGGGGCCAGATTTCTTCTTTCCACCTGCGGCCGGCGGGGCCCTTCCCTTTAGCTCCTGGAGTgtgccctgcccctctctctccgtTTCTGCCGGGGAGCCTTCCCTCCGCCGCCTCCTGGGTCTTGGGGGCAGAGCTAGGtgcccgctgcccctcccccagtcccctccccaaGTGTGAGGAATTCCTTTGGCAGAGACCCCGCTGTGATCTTGCGGCCCACTCACCCGCTTCCCGTGAGGCCTTGGAGTCGAAGCCTAGACCACCTGCAGAAGAAGGTTAAGCTGCttccatttcacaggtggggaCGGGCCCAACTGTGTGaggcagcccagcccccagcctggatTCCCACCCCTCTCTGGGGGCTGGGGCGCCAGCGCCTTACCACTCCCACAGCCCTAAGTCAGGTCCTCCAGCCCCTCTGCTTGACGTtttgtgttttgggtttgtttgttttttaatgcttatttgtttttgagagccagagacagtgcaagcaggggagagtcagagagagagggtgacacagagtccaaagcaggctccaggctctgagctgtcagcacagagctggacacggggcttgaacccacgaatcgtgagatcgtgacctgagccggagccagacgcttagctgactgagccaccccaggcaccctgggttgtttttttacttttttttttttttaacgtttattcatttttgagagacagagcacgagctggggaggggcagagagagagggaattccagaatccgaagcaggctccaggcctctggctgtcagcacagagcccagcccgacccagggctgaacccacggaccgtgagatcatgacctgagcaaagtccaacacttagcctccggagccacccaggcgccccgaagttTTATTGCTGAGCACGCTGAAGAGACAGGGGAGTCCCCACACTGGAAAGGGGGGGGAGTAGGGGTTGGAGCTGGGTGTGGTTCCAGGAAGTGTGGCTCTGGTGGAAGGACAGCGTAAGGcatggtggggctggggggccacCGCTCACACAGAGGCCCCTGGTGCCCGCCTCCACGTCAGCCATCCGCCCCTGCCTGGCCCCAACCGGAGGTGTCTGTCATCAACGGCCCGACCCTACTGTGTCTGGGACCCCTACAGGCAGCCCCCCAGCCCTACCCTGCTGCCAAGAAGTTCCACTTTCTAGAACCACCCTCAGCTTCCCATCCTGGAGGCACGGAGCTCCCAGACCTTTTGCAGAGCCCTGAGGCTGGCCTCCGTCAGATTTTCAGCCACTCCCCACAGCGCCATGCCCCTTAATGTGCCTATAAAATCCAGAGGGGACACGGTTGCCCTAGGGCAAACAGACCTTTCATCCTGCCCAGACCTGCTATCTGTCACGTGCTGTCATCCTAGAGGGCTTTGTCTCCCCCAAGGGTCCCTAACACCCCCGGGCACTGCAGGagggtgtgggggctggggtaGGAGGATGCTTTAGGTGGTTGGGAAGATGCTTGTGTAGTTGACCCTGGAAAAGCTGCcataactagctgtgtgaccttaggcgagtcacttaatctctctgtgctccGGTGTTCTTAGCCACCCACTGGtggggcacacagtaggtgctcagttacACGGAAGGCGGTTGTCAGGCAAGAGCCACAGCCTGgagtgttcccccccccccccccccccccccccccccccccccccccccccccccccccccccccccccNNNNNNNNNNNNNNNNNNNNNNNNNNNNNNNNNNNNNNNNNNNNNNNNNNNNNNNNNNNNNNNNNNNNNNNNNNNNNNNNNNNNNNNNNNNNNNNNNNNNtctctctctctctctctctcaaatataaataaaacattaaaaactaataattaaaaaaggcAGGGTT from Suricata suricatta isolate VVHF042 chromosome 9, meerkat_22Aug2017_6uvM2_HiC, whole genome shotgun sequence includes these protein-coding regions:
- the ANPEP gene encoding aminopeptidase N; translated protein: MAQGFYISKPVGILAIILGVGAVSTIIALSVVYSQEKNRNAETSTAAPSTAPSAVPPGPVTTTTTTASTLDPTKPWNVYRLPKTLVPKSYKVTLRPFLTPNNQGLYIFTGTSTVHFQCVKPTDVILIHSKKLNYTNSPQGHMVTLQALNGSQPQPGIVKTELVELTEYLVVHLKEPLVADVLYEMSSTFQGELADDLAGFYRSEYTENGVKKVLATTQMQATEARKSFPCFDEPAMKATFNITIIHPKDLVALSNMLPKGPGVPLPEDGNWTVTEFETTPVMSTYLLAYIVSEFRQVERTAPSGVLIRIWARPSAINQGHGNYALNVTGPILDFFSQHYDTPYPLSKSDQIALPDFNAGAMENWGLVTYRESALLYDRQSSSSGNQERVVTVIAHELAHQWFGNLVTLEWWNDLWLNEGFASYVEYLGADHVQPTWNLKDLMVLNDVYRVMAIDALASSHPLSTPASEINTPAQISEVFDSISYSKGASVLRMLSSFLTEDLFKKGVASYLHTFEYGNTIYQDLWEHLQQVVDKQSVVQVPHKVNDIMDRWILQMGFPVITVDTRTGTLSQQHFLLDPNSTVTRPSPYNYLWIIPISSIKNGAVQPTHWMPGVEQSQSDLFKAAANEWVLLNLNVTGYYVVNYDGGNWERILGQLQTDPLVIPVINRAQVIHDAFNLASAQKVPVTRALNTTLFLIRETEYMPWEAALSSLSYFKLMFDRSEVYGPMKRYLKKQVTPLFDHFERVTQNWTIHPQNLMDQYSEINAVSTACSYGVPKCEKLASDLFAQWKNNPQNNPIHPNLRSTVYCTAVAQGGEDEWNFVWEQYRKAELVNEADKLRGALACSTQVWILNRFLSYTLDPNLIRKQDVTSTLSSISSNVIGQTLVWDFVQSNWKKLFQDYGTGSFSFSNLIQAVTRRFSSEFELQQLEQFKKNNMDTGFGSATRALEQALEKTKANIKWVKDNKEAVLQWFTENS